The Fibrobacter sp. UWR4 genome includes a window with the following:
- a CDS encoding type IV toxin-antitoxin system AbiEi family antitoxin domain-containing protein has translation MSKIMVAHDIVASYDGIVRTSDFNENGIRNDELSRFCTSGKLYRVRKGVYSAVPTNEIAEERLLAELLPDAVICMESALYYYGYSDHAPTEWTISVPRSFSRSRLKIEGLFLKPRYVQEELFNIGLSTENFNGFELKIYDRERCICDCFKYRNKIDSELFNKALNAYASDPQKNLMKLLDYARKMRVQKKVREIMEVLLNG, from the coding sequence ATGTCCAAAATCATGGTAGCACACGATATTGTAGCCTCATACGACGGCATTGTCAGAACATCCGACTTCAACGAAAACGGAATCCGCAATGACGAGCTGTCTAGATTCTGCACTAGCGGAAAACTTTACAGAGTTCGCAAAGGCGTGTACAGTGCCGTTCCGACGAACGAAATAGCAGAAGAACGGTTGCTTGCAGAACTCTTGCCCGATGCGGTCATCTGCATGGAATCGGCACTCTACTATTACGGCTATAGCGACCACGCCCCCACGGAATGGACAATTTCCGTGCCTAGGTCATTTTCACGTTCCAGACTTAAAATTGAAGGACTTTTTCTAAAACCACGATATGTGCAAGAAGAACTTTTCAACATTGGACTAAGTACAGAAAACTTCAACGGGTTCGAACTAAAAATTTACGATCGAGAACGATGCATCTGCGACTGCTTCAAGTACCGCAACAAAATAGACAGCGAGCTATTCAACAAGGCCTTGAACGCCTACGCAAGCGACCCTCAAAAGAATCTAATGAAGCTTCTGGATTACGCCCGAAAAATGCGAGTACAAAAGAAAGTTAGAGAAATTATGGAGGTTCTGCTCAATGGCTGA